Proteins encoded by one window of Planktothrix tepida PCC 9214:
- a CDS encoding glycosyltransferase, with protein MTFQPRTPVALISIHGDPDITIGQEEAGGQNVYVRQVGEALAALGWPVDMFTRRSHPDQPLIVQHRPNCRTIRLIAGPEEFIPRDQGFPYLLEFVEKFQKYQAETGIQYELIHTNYWLSGWVGLELKKHQLLRQVHTYHSLGIVKYQAVSDIPKIAHTRLNVDKLCLETAERIVATSPQEQQFLRELVSEIGNINIIPCGTNIDQLGQVSKADAREKLGFDPQGKLVFYIGRFDPRKGIETLIRAIANSKFRYDPQLKLIIGGGSRPGCSDGLERHRLEKIVDELGLNDITQFTGRILDEELPLYYRAADVCVVPSHYEPFGLVAIESMASYTPVVASNVGGLKFTVIPEVTGLLCPPKDEMAFTEAIDRILSNPNWSKQLGEAGRKEVETQFSWQGVALKLSDLYTQILSEPAQLLRIKHKF; from the coding sequence ATGACATTTCAACCCCGAACACCCGTAGCATTAATTTCGATTCATGGCGATCCCGATATTACCATCGGACAGGAGGAAGCCGGAGGACAAAATGTGTATGTCCGTCAGGTAGGGGAAGCCTTAGCTGCGTTAGGATGGCCCGTGGATATGTTCACCCGCAGAAGTCATCCTGATCAACCTCTGATTGTTCAGCATCGTCCCAATTGTCGCACGATTCGATTAATTGCTGGCCCAGAAGAATTTATTCCTAGAGATCAAGGATTTCCTTATTTATTGGAATTTGTGGAAAAATTTCAAAAATATCAAGCCGAAACCGGGATACAATATGAATTAATCCATACCAATTATTGGTTATCAGGTTGGGTCGGATTGGAATTAAAAAAACATCAACTTTTACGACAAGTTCATACCTATCATTCTTTAGGAATTGTTAAATATCAAGCCGTTTCTGATATTCCTAAAATTGCTCACACTCGATTAAATGTTGATAAACTTTGTTTAGAAACCGCAGAACGAATTGTTGCGACTAGCCCCCAAGAACAACAGTTTTTACGAGAATTGGTGTCTGAGATTGGCAACATTAATATTATTCCCTGTGGAACTAATATTGATCAATTAGGTCAAGTTTCTAAGGCAGATGCCAGGGAAAAGTTAGGATTCGATCCCCAAGGAAAACTGGTATTTTATATTGGTCGATTTGATCCTCGAAAAGGAATAGAAACTTTAATCAGGGCGATCGCTAATTCTAAATTTCGCTATGATCCTCAGTTAAAATTAATCATTGGCGGGGGTTCTCGTCCGGGGTGTAGTGATGGATTAGAACGCCATCGTTTGGAAAAAATTGTTGATGAATTAGGGTTAAATGATATTACCCAATTTACAGGCAGAATTTTAGACGAAGAACTACCATTATATTATCGAGCGGCGGATGTTTGTGTGGTTCCCAGCCATTATGAACCCTTTGGTTTAGTCGCAATTGAATCCATGGCAAGTTATACTCCTGTAGTCGCTTCTAATGTGGGGGGATTAAAATTTACAGTTATTCCTGAAGTTACGGGGTTATTATGTCCGCCAAAAGATGAGATGGCTTTTACTGAAGCGATTGATCGAATTTTATCTAATCCTAACTGGTCAAAACAACTGGGAGAAGCGGGAAGAAAAGAAGTAGAAACCCAATTTAGTTGGCAAGGGGTTGCCTTAAAATTAAGCGATCTTTATACTCAAATTTTAAGTGAACCCGCCCAACTATTAAGAATAAAACATAAGTTTTAA
- the ylqF gene encoding ribosome biogenesis GTPase YlqF — protein MSIQWYPGHIAKAERTLTEQLKRVDVVLEVRDARIPLATHHPQVPQWVGSKTKVLVINRMDMIPSHIQKQWEEWFQQRGETAYFTNAQLGNGVEAVAKAAQLAGVQMNEKRASRGMLPRPVRAVVIGFPNVGKSALINRLLKRRVVDSARRAGVTRQLRWVRISETLELLDAPGVIPTQIKKQEDALKLAICEDIGEAAYENQQVAVALIEFLQDLNLQHLLATRYQLEFNALSGDIYLQELAEHRHKGDIERTARQLLNDFRKGLLGNIALELPPH, from the coding sequence ATGTCTATCCAATGGTATCCCGGTCATATTGCTAAAGCGGAACGCACCCTTACCGAACAACTGAAACGGGTGGATGTGGTGTTGGAGGTACGAGATGCTCGGATTCCTTTGGCGACCCATCATCCCCAAGTTCCCCAGTGGGTGGGGAGTAAAACCAAAGTTTTAGTGATTAACCGTATGGATATGATTCCTTCTCATATTCAGAAACAGTGGGAAGAGTGGTTTCAACAACGGGGGGAAACGGCATATTTTACCAATGCTCAGTTGGGGAATGGGGTGGAAGCGGTCGCAAAAGCTGCCCAATTAGCCGGGGTGCAGATGAATGAAAAACGAGCCTCACGGGGAATGTTACCCCGTCCGGTTCGGGCTGTGGTGATTGGGTTTCCCAATGTGGGAAAATCGGCGTTAATTAATCGGTTATTAAAGCGGCGGGTTGTGGACAGTGCACGACGAGCGGGGGTGACTCGTCAGTTAAGATGGGTGAGAATTTCGGAGACTTTGGAATTATTGGATGCCCCAGGGGTGATTCCGACTCAAATCAAAAAACAAGAAGATGCGTTAAAATTAGCCATCTGTGAAGATATTGGGGAAGCAGCTTATGAAAATCAACAAGTCGCTGTGGCATTAATAGAATTCTTACAAGATTTGAATTTACAACATTTATTAGCCACCCGGTATCAATTAGAATTTAATGCCCTCAGTGGGGATATTTATTTACAAGAATTAGCAGAACATCGACATAAAGGGGATATTGAAAGAACGGCTCGTCAATTATTAAATGATTTTCGTAAGGGATTATTAGGAAATATTGCGTTAGAATTACCCCCTCATTAA
- a CDS encoding universal stress protein, with amino-acid sequence MFKTVLFAVDQSREAHEAAVIVTNLVKTYQSTLYVLAVVEPDTEVRDPQPHDEQMTSPEAVADLLEQAQALFSKEGIQVQTLERQGKPAFTICDVADEIDANLIVIGSRGTGLTEEGAADSVTNRVINLSPCPVLVVP; translated from the coding sequence ATGTTTAAAACTGTTTTATTTGCTGTTGATCAAAGCCGTGAAGCCCACGAAGCGGCTGTAATTGTGACCAACCTTGTCAAGACCTATCAGTCTACTCTCTATGTTCTGGCTGTTGTGGAACCTGACACTGAGGTTCGTGACCCTCAGCCCCACGATGAACAAATGACATCCCCGGAAGCAGTGGCGGACTTACTCGAACAAGCTCAAGCCCTGTTTTCTAAGGAGGGGATTCAGGTTCAAACCCTAGAACGACAAGGAAAACCAGCCTTCACGATTTGTGATGTTGCTGATGAAATCGATGCTAATTTAATCGTCATCGGCAGTCGGGGTACTGGTCTGACTGAAGAAGGTGCCGCCGATAGCGTCACTAACCGCGTCATTAACTTGTCTCCCTGTCCAGTTCTGGTTGTTCCCTAA
- a CDS encoding phosphoglycerate kinase: MSKKTVADLSASDLSGKRVLVRVDFNVPLDNGSISDDTRIRAALPTIQDLTSKGAKVILTSHFGRPKGIDDSMRLTPVAARLSELLGKPVKKCDDCIGDEVAQVVAAMENGDVTVLENVRFYAEEEKNDPEFAQKLASVADFYVNDAFGTAHRAHASTEGVTHYLPSVAGYLIEKELQFLQGAIEEPKRPLAAIVGGSKVSSKIGVIEALLDKCDKLLLGGGMIFTFYKARGLNVGKSLVEEDKLDLARALEAKAKEKGVAFLLPTDVVVADKFAPDAEAKTVSINDIPDGWMGLDIGPDSVKVFQAALGDCKTVIWNGPMGVFEFEKFAAGTKAIALTLADLTKTGTITIIGGGDSVAAVEQLNLGEQMSHISTGGGASLELLEGKVLPGIAALNDK; encoded by the coding sequence GTGTCAAAAAAAACTGTAGCAGATTTATCAGCATCAGATTTATCTGGGAAACGAGTATTAGTCCGCGTTGATTTTAATGTTCCCCTTGATAATGGTTCAATTTCCGATGATACACGGATTCGCGCTGCTCTGCCGACAATCCAAGATTTAACCTCCAAAGGTGCTAAAGTTATTTTAACTAGCCACTTTGGTCGTCCCAAAGGAATAGACGACTCCATGCGTTTAACCCCTGTGGCAGCCCGGTTATCGGAATTGTTAGGCAAACCGGTTAAGAAATGTGACGATTGTATTGGGGATGAAGTCGCCCAAGTTGTTGCTGCTATGGAAAATGGGGATGTCACTGTCTTAGAAAATGTCCGTTTCTATGCCGAAGAAGAAAAAAATGATCCTGAATTTGCTCAAAAATTAGCTTCTGTTGCCGATTTCTACGTTAATGATGCTTTTGGAACTGCCCACCGTGCCCATGCTTCTACTGAAGGCGTAACCCATTATTTGCCTTCTGTGGCGGGTTATTTAATTGAAAAAGAACTCCAGTTTTTGCAAGGTGCAATTGAAGAACCCAAACGTCCTTTAGCTGCTATTGTTGGCGGTTCTAAAGTGTCTTCTAAAATTGGTGTCATTGAAGCCCTTTTAGATAAATGCGATAAATTACTGTTAGGCGGTGGGATGATTTTCACCTTTTATAAAGCTCGTGGTTTAAATGTGGGTAAATCTTTGGTAGAAGAAGATAAACTCGATTTAGCTCGTGCTTTAGAAGCAAAAGCCAAAGAAAAAGGCGTAGCGTTCCTGTTACCGACCGATGTGGTTGTTGCGGATAAATTTGCCCCTGATGCAGAAGCCAAAACCGTTAGTATTAATGATATTCCCGATGGTTGGATGGGGTTAGATATTGGCCCTGATTCTGTTAAAGTTTTTCAAGCAGCTTTAGGCGACTGTAAAACCGTGATTTGGAACGGCCCTATGGGGGTTTTTGAGTTCGAGAAATTCGCGGCGGGAACCAAAGCGATCGCTTTAACTTTAGCAGATTTAACTAAAACAGGCACGATTACAATTATCGGTGGTGGTGATTCCGTTGCGGCTGTTGAACAGTTGAATTTAGGCGAACAAATGAGCCATATTTCCACTGGAGGTGGCGCGAGTTTAGAACTGTTAGAAGGAAAAGTATTACCTGGAATTGCAGCGTTAAATGACAAGTAA
- a CDS encoding tyrosine-protein kinase family protein, with protein MKTITFYSYKGGVGRTLAAANFAVYLAKLGLKTVIIDFDLEAPGIDAKFHSLKVPEDHKGLLDYILHYQIHNQELCQIQDICLKVPFGDSTESIPLWLIPSGQYLSENYYKQLSQLDWGKIFSEELNGVAFFQQFIAYIKEDLKADFVIIDSRTGITEIAGLCTQQLADEVVMLSSMSSESIKVTKHIKNLIQKSQVAQALDKKIDVKVVVSRVPKPNDISTFKIRCCKRFEVEDNKLFFLFSSSLLEQNEFLALVSSNKDEELLKNYVSLFYGLNIELADKNIREQVENISKSLLSLPPQETEKRILEIAAMYPHPEVYRTAMRFFYFTKNEEAWINYGFKMVDLIPNDEEADNLLTNKLSEILSNISDKNKMETRKDKKLIENVLKFVEKRWIQGKLEPEKIEIFASFLADIGNYKKSLELVLPLCNRVQLDDITHIYIRLTAVKAASKDNQPELAEKLSLVALSLCKDKLEICYVSQEIFKYFYSKPVLQIAVDLAYKFDGIDDLVEVLQDAEYLQKLSRDQPTLYEDMNKLKLHKLADYFLKIYERSYYNL; from the coding sequence ATGAAAACCATTACATTCTATTCCTATAAAGGTGGTGTGGGTAGAACCTTAGCTGCTGCTAACTTTGCCGTTTATCTTGCGAAACTTGGGCTAAAAACAGTTATTATTGATTTTGATTTAGAAGCTCCAGGAATTGATGCTAAATTTCATAGTTTGAAAGTACCAGAGGATCACAAAGGGCTTTTAGATTATATTTTGCATTATCAAATTCATAACCAAGAGTTGTGTCAAATTCAAGATATTTGTCTTAAAGTCCCTTTTGGTGATTCTACTGAGTCTATTCCCCTGTGGTTAATTCCATCAGGTCAATATTTATCTGAAAATTATTATAAACAACTGAGTCAGTTAGATTGGGGTAAAATTTTTTCTGAAGAACTTAATGGGGTTGCCTTTTTTCAACAATTTATTGCCTACATCAAGGAAGATTTAAAAGCAGATTTTGTCATTATAGACTCTCGTACAGGTATTACTGAAATTGCTGGTTTATGCACCCAACAATTAGCTGATGAAGTCGTAATGCTTTCCTCTATGAGTTCAGAAAGTATCAAAGTCACGAAGCATATTAAAAACTTAATTCAAAAAAGTCAAGTTGCTCAAGCACTGGACAAGAAAATTGATGTTAAAGTTGTTGTTTCTCGTGTCCCTAAACCCAACGATATTTCAACTTTTAAAATAAGATGTTGTAAACGTTTTGAAGTAGAAGATAATAAACTTTTCTTTCTATTTTCTTCGTCTTTGCTAGAACAAAATGAGTTTTTAGCACTGGTTAGTTCTAATAAAGATGAAGAACTATTAAAAAATTATGTTAGTTTATTCTATGGATTAAATATAGAATTAGCCGATAAAAATATTCGTGAGCAAGTAGAAAATATTAGTAAGAGTTTGCTGTCTCTTCCTCCGCAAGAAACGGAAAAAAGAATCCTTGAAATTGCAGCTATGTACCCTCATCCTGAAGTATATAGAACTGCAATGAGATTTTTCTATTTTACTAAAAATGAAGAAGCCTGGATAAATTATGGATTTAAGATGGTTGATTTAATACCTAATGATGAAGAAGCTGACAATTTATTAACTAATAAATTATCGGAAATATTGTCTAATATTTCCGATAAAAATAAAATGGAAACCCGAAAAGACAAAAAATTAATAGAAAATGTTTTAAAGTTTGTAGAAAAAAGATGGATACAAGGAAAATTAGAGCCTGAAAAGATAGAAATTTTTGCTTCTTTTCTTGCAGACATAGGAAACTATAAAAAAAGCTTAGAACTTGTTTTACCTCTGTGCAACAGGGTTCAATTAGATGATATAACTCATATCTACATTCGTTTGACTGCCGTTAAAGCAGCCTCAAAAGACAATCAGCCGGAATTAGCAGAAAAGCTATCTTTAGTAGCTCTATCTTTATGTAAAGATAAACTAGAGATTTGTTATGTTTCACAAGAAATTTTTAAATATTTTTATAGTAAGCCTGTCTTACAAATAGCAGTAGATCTTGCTTATAAGTTTGATGGAATAGATGATTTAGTAGAGGTTTTACAAGATGCTGAATATCTTCAAAAATTAAGTAGAGATCAACCGACACTTTATGAAGATATGAATAAATTAAAATTACATAAATTAGCTGATTATTTTTTGAAAATTTATGAAAGAAGTTATTATAATTTGTAA
- a CDS encoding helix-turn-helix domain-containing protein produces MTHNQTQDVLAFLNEIIPDTPNTRLVERQELFRVALTQVMRNLRKKMGLTQAELAEKMGVGQSWVSKLESANNDHTFESVLAYLDALGADFEASFLLNGQKVAGVAAKLGITPQEFEETIKTVLDDIEELPPQENPQTPEFDLISSEQKTKCKQAQNLVSKDGFWGTAA; encoded by the coding sequence ATGACTCATAATCAAACTCAAGATGTTTTAGCATTCCTCAATGAAATTATTCCAGACACACCAAACACTCGACTGGTAGAAAGACAGGAATTATTTCGAGTTGCTTTAACTCAAGTGATGCGAAATTTGCGTAAAAAAATGGGGTTAACTCAGGCGGAGTTAGCTGAAAAAATGGGAGTAGGTCAAAGTTGGGTTTCTAAATTAGAAAGCGCCAATAATGATCATACATTTGAATCCGTTTTAGCTTATTTAGATGCGTTGGGTGCTGACTTTGAAGCATCATTTTTGCTGAATGGTCAAAAAGTTGCTGGAGTTGCGGCTAAATTAGGGATAACACCCCAAGAGTTTGAAGAAACGATTAAAACTGTTTTAGATGATATAGAAGAATTACCCCCTCAAGAAAATCCACAAACGCCAGAATTTGATCTAATTTCATCAGAACAAAAAACAAAATGTAAACAAGCACAGAATCTTGTTTCTAAGGATGGTTTCTGGGGGACAGCAGCATGA
- a CDS encoding type II toxin-antitoxin system RelE/ParE family toxin: protein MTEQWHIEFYFDADGTAPVKEFLKDPSLTPGELKQLQLRLKLLQSYGLRLLRERSDILDKIATQTNLYELRLDNTPNNPRIFFCTLVGKRFVLLHAFKKKTQKTPKREIDQAVRRRERLMKQQEGEK from the coding sequence GTGACGGAGCAATGGCACATTGAATTTTACTTCGATGCCGATGGAACAGCCCCCGTTAAGGAGTTTCTGAAAGATCCTTCGCTCACACCCGGAGAACTGAAGCAACTCCAGCTACGGCTAAAGCTATTACAAAGTTACGGATTAAGGTTATTGAGGGAAAGATCAGATATTTTAGACAAAATTGCAACCCAAACTAACTTATATGAACTGCGGTTAGATAATACTCCGAATAATCCTCGCATCTTTTTCTGTACTTTAGTCGGTAAACGGTTTGTCTTATTGCACGCTTTTAAAAAGAAAACTCAAAAAACTCCTAAACGAGAAATTGACCAGGCAGTAAGACGGCGTGAACGCTTGATGAAACAACAGGAAGGTGAAAAATGA
- a CDS encoding phospholipase D-like domain-containing protein — MSLINSDPLSVQSSLNPLLLLDKLVDHPNGVELLRQYQEFYQQVQADQHPVIETVKGRIESRIILIDALSKAKEFVIISSPWLSQRSLDQDILLRMTALLDRGCYLYIGWGYSYDIKGISPYGKIINIFPSGECFINMTADTAGHYSAFPKLQELRKRYPEQLELKLTGTHEKYILCDHQFAMVGSHNVLSSHESSLSAPREMGVKTTDQSVIADLIEDFFNAPDLKYDPNLVSEATAS, encoded by the coding sequence ATGTCACTAATCAACTCAGATCCTTTGTCTGTTCAATCGTCTCTCAACCCGCTTTTACTCTTGGACAAATTAGTCGATCACCCGAATGGGGTTGAGTTGTTGAGACAGTATCAAGAGTTCTACCAACAGGTACAAGCGGATCAACATCCTGTGATCGAAACCGTTAAAGGTCGTATAGAAAGCCGGATCATCCTCATTGATGCACTTTCCAAAGCGAAGGAATTTGTGATTATTAGTAGTCCTTGGTTAAGCCAACGTAGTCTTGATCAGGATATCTTGTTAAGAATGACGGCTTTACTGGATCGAGGCTGTTATCTCTATATTGGCTGGGGCTATAGTTATGATATAAAAGGAATAAGTCCCTATGGCAAGATCATTAATATTTTTCCATCAGGTGAATGCTTCATTAATATGACTGCTGATACCGCAGGACATTACAGTGCTTTCCCTAAGCTACAAGAACTACGGAAACGCTATCCTGAACAATTGGAACTCAAATTAACGGGAACCCATGAAAAGTATATTCTTTGCGATCACCAATTTGCGATGGTCGGGAGTCACAACGTTCTGAGTTCCCACGAAAGCAGCCTATCTGCGCCAAGAGAGATGGGTGTAAAAACAACAGATCAGAGTGTGATTGCTGATTTGATTGAAGATTTTTTCAACGCTCCTGACTTAAAGTATGATCCTAACCTAGTCTCAGAAGCAACGGCGAGTTGA
- the uvrA gene encoding excinuclease ABC subunit UvrA, whose product MNSTSLSDPLPYPNNTPNRIRIRGAKQHNLKNIDLELPRDRLIVFTGVSGSGKSSLAFDTIFAEGQRRYVESLSAYARQFLGQLDKPDVDAIEGLSPAISIDQKSTSHNPRSTVGTVTEIYDYLRLLFGRAGEPHCPICDRNIAPQTIDEMCDRIMELPDRTKFMILAPVVRGKKGTHRKLLSSLASQGFVRVRVNSEIFDLSENIELDKNYTHTIEIVIDRLIKKPGLEERLADSLSTCLKQSSGIAVIEVLDDTSDKVSASRANNKYISTGSKIARSGDKKVAENSDNSYEVETENLEASSISSQLVFSENFACPEHGAVMEELSPRLFSFNSPFGACPSCHGLGHLKTFSPELVVPDLTQPVYTAIAPWSEKDNSYYLSLLHSVGQAFNFEITTPWNQLTQEQQQILLYGSEEPILIETDSRYRENKGYYRPYIGVIPLLQRQYQETASELQKQKLEQYLIDQPCEVCLGKRLKPEALAVRVGQYHIHQLTAVSIRDCLDRINQLNLTERQAKIAELVLREIKARLQFLLDVGLDYLTLARTASTLSGGEAQRIRLATQIGAGLTGVLYVLDEPSIGLHQRDNTKLLNTLIKLRDLGNTLIVVEHDEETIRAADHLVDIGPGAGVHGGEIVAQGNLEILLKSEPSLTGAYLSGRKKIETPPERRIGNGKSLKLVNASRNNLRNITVEIPLGKLVSITGVSGSGKSTLMNELLYPALQHHFTRKVPFPKDLKTVEGLDALDKVIVIDQSPIGRTPRSNPATYTGVFDIIREVFTATIEAKARGYKAGQFSFNVKGGRCEACGGQGVNIIEMNFLPDVYVQCEVCKGARYNRETLQVKYKGYSIADVLNMPVETALEAFENIPRAASRLQTLVDVGLGYIRLGQPAPTLSGGEAQRVKLASELSKRATGKTLYLIDEPTTGLSFYDVHQLLNVLQRLVDKGNSILVIEHNLDVIRCADWVIDLGPEGGDKGGEIIAEGTPEDIAKNAKSYTGIYLKQVLKQHPTVNL is encoded by the coding sequence GTGAACTCAACATCACTTTCTGACCCCCTACCCTATCCCAACAACACCCCCAACCGAATTCGCATTCGGGGTGCGAAACAACATAATTTGAAAAATATTGACTTAGAATTACCGCGCGATCGCTTAATTGTATTTACAGGGGTTTCCGGTTCGGGTAAATCTTCCTTAGCCTTTGATACCATTTTCGCCGAAGGTCAACGCCGCTATGTAGAATCACTGAGTGCTTATGCGCGCCAATTTCTCGGACAACTGGATAAACCCGATGTGGATGCCATTGAAGGGTTGAGTCCGGCGATTTCCATTGACCAAAAATCAACGTCCCATAACCCTCGGTCTACGGTGGGGACGGTTACGGAGATTTATGATTATCTGCGGTTGCTGTTTGGTCGTGCGGGTGAACCCCATTGTCCGATTTGCGATCGCAATATTGCGCCCCAAACGATTGATGAAATGTGCGATCGGATTATGGAACTCCCCGACCGTACCAAATTTATGATTCTCGCCCCTGTGGTGCGGGGGAAAAAGGGAACACACCGTAAACTTTTGTCCAGTTTAGCGTCTCAAGGATTTGTTCGCGTCAGGGTCAATTCTGAGATTTTTGACCTGTCCGAAAACATTGAGTTAGATAAAAATTATACCCATACCATTGAAATCGTCATTGACCGCTTAATTAAAAAGCCAGGACTGGAGGAGCGTCTAGCGGATTCCTTGAGTACCTGTTTAAAGCAATCCAGTGGAATTGCGGTGATAGAGGTATTAGATGATACATCGGACAAGGTATCCGCGTCGCGAGCTAATAATAAGTATATATCAACTGGCTCAAAAATTGCAAGATCTGGAGATAAAAAAGTTGCTGAAAATAGCGATAATTCTTACGAAGTAGAAACCGAAAATTTAGAAGCTTCATCTATTTCATCACAATTGGTTTTTTCTGAGAATTTCGCCTGTCCTGAACATGGGGCGGTGATGGAAGAACTTTCGCCTCGGTTATTTTCTTTTAATTCTCCCTTTGGTGCTTGTCCGAGTTGTCATGGTTTAGGACATTTGAAAACCTTTTCCCCGGAGTTAGTTGTTCCTGATTTAACTCAACCCGTTTATACAGCTATTGCGCCTTGGTCAGAAAAAGATAATTCCTATTATTTATCTCTCTTACATAGTGTGGGTCAAGCGTTTAATTTTGAAATTACCACTCCTTGGAATCAATTAACTCAAGAACAGCAACAAATTCTCCTCTATGGTTCAGAGGAACCGATTTTAATAGAAACGGATTCTCGCTATCGAGAAAATAAAGGATATTATCGTCCTTATATCGGGGTAATTCCGTTATTACAACGTCAATATCAAGAAACCGCTTCGGAATTACAAAAGCAAAAATTAGAACAATATTTAATTGATCAACCTTGCGAAGTTTGTCTAGGAAAACGATTAAAACCAGAAGCATTAGCGGTGCGTGTCGGACAATATCACATTCATCAATTAACAGCAGTTTCGATTCGAGACTGTTTAGACCGAATTAATCAGTTAAACCTAACAGAAAGACAGGCGAAAATTGCTGAATTAGTCTTGCGAGAAATTAAAGCGCGATTACAATTTTTACTCGATGTGGGATTAGATTATTTAACCTTAGCTCGAACCGCATCAACGCTATCAGGAGGAGAAGCTCAACGCATTCGGTTAGCCACTCAAATTGGCGCCGGATTAACGGGGGTTTTGTATGTTTTAGATGAACCGAGTATTGGGTTACATCAACGGGATAATACCAAACTATTAAATACGTTAATTAAATTACGAGATTTAGGGAATACTTTAATTGTCGTTGAACATGATGAAGAAACGATTCGGGCGGCGGATCATTTAGTAGATATTGGGCCAGGGGCGGGGGTGCATGGCGGTGAAATTGTAGCGCAAGGAAATTTAGAGATATTGTTAAAATCAGAACCTTCTTTAACAGGTGCTTATCTTTCAGGACGGAAAAAAATTGAAACTCCCCCAGAACGTCGAATAGGGAATGGAAAAAGCCTTAAATTAGTTAACGCTAGTCGAAATAATTTAAGAAACATTACTGTTGAGATTCCATTAGGAAAATTGGTCAGTATTACAGGGGTTTCGGGCTCAGGAAAATCAACGTTAATGAATGAATTACTTTATCCTGCATTACAACATCATTTTACCCGAAAAGTACCCTTTCCTAAAGATTTAAAAACAGTAGAAGGGTTAGACGCATTGGATAAAGTGATTGTGATTGATCAATCTCCTATTGGTCGAACTCCCAGATCTAACCCCGCCACTTATACCGGAGTTTTTGATATTATTCGAGAGGTGTTTACAGCAACCATTGAAGCCAAAGCTAGAGGTTATAAAGCCGGACAATTTTCCTTTAATGTTAAAGGCGGACGCTGTGAAGCTTGTGGCGGACAGGGAGTTAATATTATTGAAATGAACTTTTTACCGGATGTTTATGTTCAGTGTGAAGTGTGTAAAGGAGCGAGATATAATCGAGAAACATTACAGGTGAAATATAAAGGATATTCCATTGCAGATGTGTTAAATATGCCTGTAGAAACTGCTTTAGAAGCGTTTGAAAATATCCCCAGGGCGGCGAGTCGTTTACAAACGTTAGTGGATGTTGGTTTAGGTTATATTCGTTTAGGACAACCTGCACCGACGTTATCGGGAGGAGAAGCACAACGGGTTAAATTAGCGTCAGAATTATCGAAACGCGCAACGGGGAAAACGTTATATTTAATTGATGAACCAACAACGGGTTTATCGTTTTATGATGTGCATCAATTGTTAAATGTGTTACAACGGTTAGTGGATAAAGGCAATTCTATTTTAGTGATTGAACATAATTTAGATGTGATTCGTTGTGCAGATTGGGTGATTGATTTAGGGCCAGAAGGGGGAGATAAAGGCGGTGAAATTATTGCTGAAGGAACCCCGGAAGATATTGCTAAAAATGCTAAATCTTATACTGGGATTTATTTAAAACAGGTGTTAAAACAACATCCAACTGTGAACTTATAA
- a CDS encoding MliC family protein — MKKISLSLIMGVGLVAIASFSAQAEQRITYECTQNKTFEAQFSPNTAQVQLSSDETLTLTQVPTASGVRYSDGKITLYTKGKEAFIEKNDHKLYEQCLAQETTKPMIRGLW; from the coding sequence ATGAAAAAAATCAGTTTGAGTTTAATAATGGGAGTCGGGCTTGTTGCGATCGCTTCTTTCAGTGCCCAAGCAGAACAGCGTATTACTTACGAATGTACTCAAAACAAAACCTTTGAAGCCCAATTTTCCCCAAACACCGCCCAAGTTCAACTATCGTCTGATGAAACCCTCACGTTAACTCAAGTTCCCACCGCTTCCGGTGTTCGCTATTCGGATGGGAAAATTACCCTTTATACCAAAGGAAAAGAAGCGTTTATTGAGAAGAATGATCACAAACTCTATGAGCAATGTCTAGCTCAAGAAACCACTAAACCTATGATTCGTGGGTTGTGGTAA